The segment GGCTCTGGCGGAGCAGTGGTTTGGTTCCGCTCGCGGCGTGAGCGATTTCGTTTGTCTCGGAATTCGCAGCGGTATCGGCGCAGGCGTCGTGATCGACGGTCGGCTGCATACCGGGCGGAATGGACTGGCCGGCGAAATCGGCAACTGGCCCTGCGAACGTCCCGAAAAAGGTGCGCGAGAACTGGTTCCGCTGGAGCGGATCGCGTCAGTGCGGGCGATTCTCGATCAACTGGCGAAACGCATCACGGGTGGCGCGAAGACCACTTTGACGCTCAAACGGAACCGAGTCGACCTGGAAGACATGGTCGCCGCGGCTGAGAACCACGAGCCGCTAACGCTGGAAGTTTTGGAATCGGCGGCCGGCGTCGTTGGACGCGTAATCGCGCAAATCAGCTTGCTATTGAATCCCGAAAAGGTGATCGTCGCGGGGCCGTTGGCGAAATTGACCGACGCGTTCCTCGAACCAATCCGCCAGGTCGTTTACCCCTTATCCAATACGAAGCATGCCAGGGCGCCGCAAATCGTCGCTTCCGAGTTTGGCATGCATGGCGGTGCGTTGGGCGCCGCTGCGCTGGCCGTACATCAGTGGAAACCATCGCGCTGACGACAACTGCTGTTCCTTCCCGACACGCTCATTGATCGAATCTCACAAGACAAACGGAACCTATTTTCAGGAACTCCTCTCATGACCGACAAAGGGTTGAACGTCTCGCCCATCAGTGTGCCTAAACAACAGTCGTACGGTGGAGAGGTTTTTCCGCTCGTTCTGCGTTGCGAGTCCGAATCGATGACGGTAGAGGACGCCGTCAACTGGGCCAAGGAGAATCATGTCGATCTGTTGCGACAGTGTCAGACGCATGGAGCGATCCTGTTTCGTGGGTTTCCGTTAAGCGAACCGGCGGAGTTTGATCGCTTTATCGCCGCGTTCGAGATCGAAAATTTTCCCTATGAGGTCTCCCTTTCCAACGCGGTTCGAACCAACTTTACCCCGCGTGTTTTCTCGGCCAACGAGGCTCCTTCGACGGTGACCATCTATTTGCACCACGAAATGGCCCAGACGCCGATCTTCCCCAGCAAGCTGTTCTTCTGCTGTTGGCAAGCGGCCGAAGCAGGAGGCGCCACGCCTCTTTGCCGTTCCGACGTGTTGTTTGACCAGATGCAAGAGCGGTTTCCTCAATTCGCCTATGACTGCGAAACGAAAGGATTGAAATACTCGAACGTCATGCCGGCCGCCAACGACGCTTCCTCCGGCATGGGACGTAGTTGGCAGAGCACATTCCGGGTCGAGACGCGGGAAGAAGCCCAAGCGCGGATGTCTGAGTACGGATACGCCTGGGAGTGGCTGGAAGACGGCAGCCTTCGCGCCACAACGCCGATCTTGCCGGCCGTCCGCGAAGTTTCGCCTGGACGCAAAGTTTTCTTTAACCAATTGATCGCCGCTTTCTGCGGTTGGAAGGACAGCCGCAATGATCCTTCCAAGTCGATCACTTTCGGCGACGGGAGCCCGCTTGATCGGGGCGTCGTCATGGAAGTGGCCAATATGGCGGAACAATTGACGTTCGACCTGCCATGGCAAAACGGCGACGTCGCGCTCGTGGATAACTTCCTGGTCATGCACGGCCGGCGAACGTTCCAAGGCCCGCGAAAAATCCTGGCTTCGCTGTTGGAGATGGGACAACACGCTCACGCGACGTAAATCGTAACCCTTCTAGTTTGACGACTCGCATTACGGCCACGCTGGTCGACACGAAAGACAGGATAACTCATGGCATCATCACCCGTA is part of the Blastopirellula sediminis genome and harbors:
- a CDS encoding ROK family transcriptional regulator, with amino-acid sequence MQAVKTKQRAIAEAESELIRLVRQTESVSRVELARQLSLAPSTVGLYVDRLVGEGFLQEGRKATSSSGRPPTILELNPEAGHFIGVDFEASQIAITSVDFSQQVLQQEVVRILASDSAARVVEKIEAGIRSINHGSRLLGIGVGVPGVVDHQLGEAVHYQHIAGWQHIPLVEHFTQLFDVPVYIENNIRAMALAEQWFGSARGVSDFVCLGIRSGIGAGVVIDGRLHTGRNGLAGEIGNWPCERPEKGARELVPLERIASVRAILDQLAKRITGGAKTTLTLKRNRVDLEDMVAAAENHEPLTLEVLESAAGVVGRVIAQISLLLNPEKVIVAGPLAKLTDAFLEPIRQVVYPLSNTKHARAPQIVASEFGMHGGALGAAALAVHQWKPSR
- a CDS encoding TauD/TfdA family dioxygenase; protein product: MTDKGLNVSPISVPKQQSYGGEVFPLVLRCESESMTVEDAVNWAKENHVDLLRQCQTHGAILFRGFPLSEPAEFDRFIAAFEIENFPYEVSLSNAVRTNFTPRVFSANEAPSTVTIYLHHEMAQTPIFPSKLFFCCWQAAEAGGATPLCRSDVLFDQMQERFPQFAYDCETKGLKYSNVMPAANDASSGMGRSWQSTFRVETREEAQARMSEYGYAWEWLEDGSLRATTPILPAVREVSPGRKVFFNQLIAAFCGWKDSRNDPSKSITFGDGSPLDRGVVMEVANMAEQLTFDLPWQNGDVALVDNFLVMHGRRTFQGPRKILASLLEMGQHAHAT